A window of Deltaproteobacteria bacterium genomic DNA:
CTAAAGACGGTATTGTATCGGTTGATAATAATCTGAAAGTCATTGAGATGAATGATGCCGTTACAGATATTTGTGGTTATATTAGGCGGGTTTCCCTTGGAAGCAGGTTTGATCTGTTGCCCCACCGGTGCAGTTTAAGATGTCTTGGGCTTTTGAAAGAGACGCTGGCAGGGAGAGAATCCTGTGATATGAACAATATTGCCTGTGAACATTCGCTGAGGCAGGGACAGATCGTTTCTCTCTCCTCAACTCCGCTTATTGATGGCAAGGGCGGTTTCAGGGGCGCCCTGCTAATGATAAGGGATTCAACGAGATTGTCCCGCCTGGAGGAAGATCTTAAGACAAGGGAAAAAAGCTGCAATATCGTCGGCAAGAGTGAGAGGATGCTCACTCTCTATGGCCTCATCGAAAGTCTGGCCCATGTGGATACGACTGTTCTCATTACCGGTGAGAGTGGTACGGGAAAGGAGCTTGTGGCGGAAGCCATTCATTACAGAGGTATTCGCCGGGATAAACCTTTTGTGAAAATAAACTGTTCCGCGCTCTCGGAAAACCTTCTGGAAAGTGAACTTTTCGGTCATGTGAAAGGCGCTTTTACAGGGGCCGTCAGGAATAAGGCCGGTCGTTTTGAGAAGGCCCACGGAGGGACTATTCTCCTCGATGAAATAGGGGATATTTCACCGCGCATGCAGCTTCGTCTCCTGAGGATCTTGCAGGAAGGAGAGTTTGAAAGGGTAGGCGAGTCGGGTGTAAGAAAGGTCGATGTAAGGGTACTGGCGGCAACAAACAGTGATTTGAGGCAAAAAATCAAGTCAGATGAATTCAGGGAAGACCTTTTCTATCGCCTCAAGGTTGTTGAAATAAAGTTACCGCCTCTCAGGGAAAGAAAGGAAGATATTCCCTTGCTGGTAAAAAGTTTCATAGATAAATATAATAAAAAATTCATGAAGAACATTACCGGCATATCCGATGAAGTGATAGCCGCTTTTCTCGCTTATCCGTGGCCCGGGAATATCAGGGAGCTGGAGCACGTCATTGAATACGGCTTTATCCTGTGCCGGGATTATTGCAAGGACAGGGTCATGGGCCTTCATCATTTGCCCTGGGAATTAAGGGAAGAAAGGGAAGACGAAGCTGGCGGCGCAGAGAAGGATGAACGCACGTTAATTATAGAAGCCCTCGAAAAAACCTCATGGAATAAAGCCAAGGCTGCCAGGAGGCTCGGTATTAGCCGCAGCACCATTCACAGAAAAATATCCGCCTACAAAATAGTTGAGCTTTAAGTCATAATTTGCCACTTGACACACAAGTGTATCAGGGTACACTTGTGTGTCAAGTGGCTCCCTGTAACCTGCTACGCATCGTTACTGTCAGCCGTCGGCTTTAAAAGAGTGGCTCTTTGATAAGTATATGTAATGATAAGCTTATTTTATTTTCCACTCCACTTTATTTTTTGGCACGCCTTTTGAATTATACCTTGTCAAAATGTGAATTCAGTTTGTCCGGTGTAATAATTTAAGAAACAGATTAAAGGAGAAGAAATGAAATTATTTCAGGAGGCAGTGGAAGCAATCAGCATGGAGCCAACCATGAAAGCTAAAATAAAGGAGGACGAAATGGAAGAGAGTATTAAAAAATTACGGTTTGATTTTGAAGCAGAAACAGATATCGTTGTCGATAAGTCTCCCGAAGACTGGCAAAGGTACGCCATATGGCTTGAAGGATTAATGGTTAATGAATTAAATAACCAGATGGTCAAGGAAAATGTCGTCCTGAAAGATATGATGCAGGAAGCATTGGTTTTGCTGCAGGAAGGTATTGTCAAACGGGTTGATTGAAAATATGTTTGAATCTTTTTAGCGGTTTAAATTGGAACTCAGTCCGGAATCGGAGTAAAGTCTTATTAAAAAAAGTTTATAAATGGGAGGACCTTGGGCATAAAGGCCCTCCCATAAACCAGGGAAAGAAACTGAACACACTGACAGTTACAAAATTAATCTCTTTTTTTAGTTATTACCGGCTTTTTTCGTGGTTTAAATGATCTTTGTCCCGCAACCTGTTTTTTACTCCCACTAAATCATAAAGTTACCAAGCGCCATATATTTGATAATTGCACTTTTGGCGCTGTCGCTTATTTTTATGAACTGGACACCCATTCCCTGAGCCGTAGCGAGCAATTGGGGGAATTTTTCCTTTGAGTCAAAATTCCATGCTACTTTTCCTATGATCTCCA
This region includes:
- a CDS encoding sigma 54-interacting transcriptional regulator, with translation MPRRDEKPPVVLVVDKAENDRAAFGSFLEEEGYRVCLAENYKTAMAEFTAHDMDVVFLDTGLSGKSGLDVLREMKGKNHLVPVIMITGAPALDTATEALRLGAYDYIPKPIRKETLLRVAKMAARHKRIVDENEKYRVNLDAIFRSAKDGIVSVDNNLKVIEMNDAVTDICGYIRRVSLGSRFDLLPHRCSLRCLGLLKETLAGRESCDMNNIACEHSLRQGQIVSLSSTPLIDGKGGFRGALLMIRDSTRLSRLEEDLKTREKSCNIVGKSERMLTLYGLIESLAHVDTTVLITGESGTGKELVAEAIHYRGIRRDKPFVKINCSALSENLLESELFGHVKGAFTGAVRNKAGRFEKAHGGTILLDEIGDISPRMQLRLLRILQEGEFERVGESGVRKVDVRVLAATNSDLRQKIKSDEFREDLFYRLKVVEIKLPPLRERKEDIPLLVKSFIDKYNKKFMKNITGISDEVIAAFLAYPWPGNIRELEHVIEYGFILCRDYCKDRVMGLHHLPWELREEREDEAGGAEKDERTLIIEALEKTSWNKAKAARRLGISRSTIHRKISAYKIVEL